A window from Manis javanica isolate MJ-LG chromosome 10, MJ_LKY, whole genome shotgun sequence encodes these proteins:
- the ZNF646 gene encoding zinc finger protein 646, protein MEDTPTSLSCSDCQCHFPSLLELSQHCELLHPSSSQDSGEAESIPRPYRCQQCGRGYRHPGSLVNHRRTHETGLFPCTTCGKDFTNPMALKGHMKTHAPEGRPRHRPPGRKETTPCLQGETVSTDSWGLRLGPGESWENEKKHAEETPGSESGPDPRVALNTWEDPPTRQREGWVSQPDPEVRAEGLGPTTNSTGAPVLLTPANSLLSNLEQYLAESVVNFTGGQESTQSPPTEEERRYKCTQCGKTYKHAGSLTNHRQSHTLGIYPCAICFKEFSNLMALKNHSRLHAQYRPYQCPHCPHAFRLPRELLEHQQSHEGERQERLWEEKAMLTTNGHTDKHCQDQLPNTHIPNGSGNLSTSGELEDSGLEEYRPFCCRDCGRTYRHAGSLINHRKSHQTGVYPCSICSKQLFNAAALKNHVRAHHRPRQGAGEEEQPSVPPAPLCLTEITHKEKEIPTTLDHRPYKCSECGRAYRHRGSLVNHRHSHRTGEYQCSLCPRKYPNLMALRNHVQVHCKAARCNTGPEVKGPPSHLKVELPPNSVGAEAAPHTEQRCSCEHEEEAINSPPAADSTASQICSTCGMLFEDPESLGHHSQTHGERENSRTETRVSPPRTFACQDCGKSYRHSGSLINHRQTHQTGDFSCGSCAKHFHTMAAMKNHLRCHSPRWSRWYWRRAGGASCVGEAKRPSGENWAQELEDNEGLDCPQDPSGESPSGAEGNLESEGGSLQDEVERDKCGPERHKACFQGDKASRTTEEGLKKKEACFLDNFDLPGNEESRGTRFDDGLPGVDKDQKPAAGQLSSSSHSGEAVTGCQAEVSYMCPDCGHSFPHATGLSHQPCHPPGIYQCSLCPKEFDSLPALRSHFQNHGPGEAASAQPFLCCLCGMIFPGRAGYRLHWHQAHDSSGMTEGSEEEGEQEGATGAASTRSPTLQPSEAELLNQLQREVEALDGAGYGHICGCCGQTYDDLGSLERHHQSQSSGNTTDKAPSHLGGDATRMAADGVFEGTVTSMSGEGRDTKSGVGVGAMVVDTLCMQGGESSLETQPRPFRCNQCGKTYRHGGSLVNHRKIHQTGDFICPVCSRCYPNLAAYRNHLRNHPRCRGSEPQGSATSEAGGSSKPQNLAGEGLVQSEEGKFQAELKAEPLEEVANTKEEVWKEIPVKGEEVEPRLETAEKGCQTEASSERPFSCEVCGRSYKHAGSLINHRQSHQIGHFGCQACSKDFSNLMSLKNHRRIHADPRRFRCSECGKAFRLRKQLTSHQRVHAERGGGGGTRKLTREDRPFRCGQCERTYRHVGSLLNHRRSHETGQYSCPTWPKTYSNHIILKDHQRLHSESHKWRAGRSWQAALCCALCGQGFPGQGSLERHLRDHEETESSQGGPEGSEGYLVNDQRPQDRSGGTESVPQLEDGAMRSREQSQSPIRAAGSEATESVSQGMGKVGGWQGDGGPVNHKGWVPEGTDQAR, encoded by the coding sequence TCCAGCCAGGACAGTGGGGAGGCTGAGAGTATCCCTCGGCCCTACCGCTGCCAGCAGTGTGGACGGGGCTACCGTCACCCAGGGAGCTTGGTCAACCACCGCCGGACCCACGAGACTGGCCTTTTCCCATGTACCACCTGTGGCAAAGACTTCACCAATCCCATGGCCCTCAAGGGCCACATGAAGACTCATGCTCCTGAGGGCCGCCCCAGGCACAGGCCCCCTGGCCGCAAGGAAACCACTCCATGCCTCCAGGGGGAGACAGTGTCCACTGACTCCTGGGGCTTGAGGCTTGGCCCTGGGGAAAGctgggaaaatgagaaaaaacatgCTGAAGAGACACCTGGCAGTGAGTCTGGGCCTGACCCTAGGGTAGCTCTGAATACTTGGGAAGATCCACCCACCAGACAAAGAGAAGGCTGGGTTAGCCAGCCAGATCCTGAGGTGCGTGCAGAGGGCTTGGGACCAACCACCAACTCTACCGGAGCCCCAGTGCTCCTCACCCCAGCCAACAGCCTCCTTAGCAATTTAGAACAATATTTGGCTGAATCAGTAGTGAATTTCACAGGGGGCCAGGAGTCCACCCAGTCCCCTCCAACTGAGGAGGAACGGCGGTACAAGTGTACTCAATGTGGCAAGACTTACAAACATGCTGGGAGCCTCACCAATCACCGCCAGAGCCACACCCTGGGCATCTACCCTTGTGCTATCTGCTTCAAGGAGTTCTCTAACCTCATGGCTCTGAAGAACCACTCCCGACTCCATGCTCAGTATCGGCCTTATCAGTGTCCCCATTGCCCCCATGCCTTTCGGCTCCCTCGAGAGCTGCTGGAACACCAGCAATCCCATGAGGGTGAAAGGCAGGAGAGGCTATGGGAAGAGAAAGCGATGCTCACCACCAATGGGCACACAGATAAGCACTGCCAAGACCAACTCCCTAATACACATATACCGAATGGCTCTGGGAACCTCAGCACCTCTGGGGAACTGGAGGACAGTGGCTTGGAAGAGTACCGGCCTTTCTGTTGTAGGGACTGTGGCCGTACTTACCGCCATGCTGGGAGCCTCATCAACCATCGCAAGAGCCACCAGACAGGTGTCTACCCCTGTTCCATCTGTTCCAAGCAGCTGTTCAATGCAGCTGCCCTCAAAAACCATGTGCGGGCTCATCACAGACCCCGGCAAGGAGCTGGGGAAGAGGAGCAGCCCTCAGTGCCACCAGCTCCCTTGTGTCTGACTGAGATTACCCATAAAGAGAAGGAGATTCCCACCACCCTGGACCACCGGCCCTATAAGTGCAGTGAGTGTGGTCGGGCTTACCGACAccgggggagcctagtgaaccaCCGGCACAGCCATAGAACAGGAGAGTACCAGTGCTCACTGTGTCCCCGGAAGTATCCTAACCTAATGGCCCTGCGCAACCATGTCCAGGTACATTGCAAGGCTGCTCGTTGCAACACAGGCCCAGAAGTTAAGGGTCCCCCCAGCCACCTCAAAGTGGAGCTCCCACCTAACTCAGTGGGAGCAGAAGCAGCCCCACATACAGAACAAAGATGTAGTTGTGAACATGAAGAGGAGGCCATTAATTCCCCTCCAGCAGCAGACAGTACAGCATCACAGATATGTAGCACGTGTGGGATGCTCTTTGAAGATCCTGAGAGCCTTggacatcacagccagacccatGGGGAAAGGGAAAACAGCAGGACAGAGACGAGGGTGTCACCTCCTCGGACATTTGCCTGCCAAGACTGTGGAAAGAGCTATCGCCATTCAGGCAGCCTTATCAACCATCGGCAGACCCATCAGACTGGGGACTTCAGCTGTGGATCTTGTGCCAAGCACTTCCACACCATGGCCGCCATGAAGAACCATTTGCGCTGCCACAGTCCACGGTGGAGCAGGTGGTACTGGAGGCGGGCTGGCGGTGCTAGTTGTGTGGGAGAAGCCAAGCGCCCATCAGGAGAGAACTGGGCCCAGGAATTGGAGGACAATGAGGGCCTGGACTGTCCTCAAGACCCTTCAGGGGAAAGTCCTAGTGGAGCTGAAGGCAACTTGGAAAGTGAAGGGGGCTCTTTGCAGGATGAAGTTGAAAGGGACAAATGTGGACCCGAGAGGCATAAGGCCTGTTTCCAGGGTGATAAAGCAAGCAGAACCACTGAGGAAGGGCTCAAAAAGAAGGAGGCCTGTTTCCTTGACAACTTTGACCTCCCAGGCAATGAGGAAAGCAGAGGGACTCGCTTTGATGATGGCCTCCCTGGGGTGGATAAAGACCAGAAACCAGCTGCTGGCCAGCtcagctcctcttcccactcCGGTGAAGCCGTCACTGGCTGTCAGGCTGAGGTCTCATACATGTGTCCTGACTGTGGGCATTCTTTTCCCCATGCCACAGGCCTGAGCCACCAGCCCTGCCACCCACCAGGCATCTATCAGTGTTCCCTCTGCCCAAAGGAGTTTGACTCTCTGCCTGCCCTACGCAGCCACTTTCAGAACCATGGGCCTGGGGAGGCAGCCTCAGCACAGCCTTTCCTCTGCTGCCTCTGTGGCATGATCTTCCCCGGGAGGGCTGGCTATAGGCTTCACTGGCACCAGGCTCATGACTCCTCTGGCATGACTGAGGGCTcggaggaggaaggggaacagGAAGGGGCAACAGGGGCAGCTTCCACCCGCAGCCCCACACTGCAGCCATCAGAGGCAGAACTGCTGAATCAGCTGCAGCGGGAGGTGGAGGCGCTAGATGGAGCAGGTTATGGACACATCTGTGGTTGCTGTGGTCAGACCTATGATGACCTGGGGAGTCTGGAGCGTCACCACCAAAGTCAGAGTTCTGGGAACACCACAGACAAGGCTCCCAGCCACCTTGGAGGTGATGCCACCAGAATGGCTGCAGATGGTGTCTTTGAGGGCACAGTGACCTCTATGTCTGGGGAGGGTAGAGACACAAAGTCTGGAGTGGGTGTAGGTGCCATGGTTGTAGACACCCTTTGTATGCAGGGTGGGGAAAGTTCTCTGGAGACTCAGCCCCGCCCCTTCCGTTGCAACCAGTGCGGCAAGACCTATCGCCATGGGGGCAGCCTGGTGAACCACCGCAAGATCCACCAGACCGGAGACTTCATCTGCCCTGTCTGCTCTCGCTGCTACCCAAACCTGGCTGCCTACCGTAATCATCTGAGAAACCACCCACGCTGCAGAGGCTCTGAGCCCCAGGGGAGTGCCACCTcagaggcaggaggcagcagtaagccccagaacctggcaggagAGGGGTTGGTGCAGTCAGAAGAGGGGAAGTTCCAGGCAGAGCTTAAAGCAGAgcccctggaggaggtggcaaaTACAAAAGAAGAGGTATGGAAGGAGATCCCTGTgaagggggaggaggtggagccaaggtTAGAGACTGCAGAGAAGGGCTGCCAGACTGAGGCTAGCTCTGAGCGGCCCTTCAGCTGTGAGGTATGTGGCCGGTCGTACAAACATGCCGGCAGCCTCATCAATCACCGGCAGAGCCACCAGATTGGCCACTTTGGCTGCCAGGCCTGCTCCAAAGACTTCTCCAACCTCATGTCCCTCAAGAACCATCGACGTATCCATGCAGATCCCCGACGCTTTCGCTGCAGTGAGTGTGGCAAGGCCTTCCGCCTGCGGAAACAGCTGACCAGCCACCAGCGGGTCCATGCTgagcggggtgggggtgggggcacccgAAAGCTGACCCGGGAAGATCGGCCCTTCCGGTGTGGGCAGTGTGAGCGGACTTACCGCCACGTAGGCAGCCTTCTGAACCACCGACGCAGCCATGAGACAGGCCAATACAGCTGTCCAACCTGGCCTAAGACCTACTCCAACCACATCATTCTAAAGGACCACCAGAGGCTGCACTCAGAGAGCCACAAGTGGCGAGCAGGGCGATCCTGGCAGGCAGCTCTGTGCTGTGCCCTCTGTGGCCAGGGCTTCCCTGGCCAGGGATCTCTGGAGCGGCACCTGAGAGACCATGAGGAGACTGAAAGTAGTCAGGGAGGCCCTGAGGGCAGTGAGGGGTACCTGGTTAATGATCAGAGACCACAGGACAGATCGGGTGGTACTGAGTCAGTACCCCAGCTGGAAGATGGAGCCATGAGGTCCAGGGAGCAGAGTCAGAGTCCCATCAGGGCAGCAGGTTCAGAAGCCACAGAGTCAGTGTCCCAGGGCATGGGGAAAGTAGGTGGGTGGCAAGGAGATGGGGGACCAGTGAATCATAAAGGTTGGGTTCCTGAGGGTACTGACCAAGCCAGATGA